The genome window GAGGAGAAGCGGAGGGCAGGTGACCTCGAGGCCCAGATGCTCGACTACGACTTCATCAATGCCCTCGGCCACGGGATGCCCCCGACCGGGGGAGTCGGGATCGGGATAGACCGCCTCGTGATGATCCTCGTAAACAGGCCCTCCATCAAGGAAGTCATCCTCTTCCCGCAGATGAAGAGCGGCGGGGAGCGGAGGGACGAACCCGGGACCGAAGGGTAGGAACACTTCTCGGCGATCCGGAAGAACGATCAATCTTTTTTTTTTTTTAACCGCCTGCGGCAGGTGGGAAAAAGAGAAGGTGGGTTTTCCACGTCGCCGCGGGAACGGCGTTCAGACGAGGGCGTTCGTGATCCCAATGACACCGGACTGGATGATGACGGCCGTCGCGATGATGACCCCGGCCATCTCCAGCGCGACCGCTACGTTGCCCTTCTTGATCTCCTCGAACTCCTCGACGCCCTTCGTGAGCTTGTCGAGGATGTTGAGGGCGAGGTAGATCGCAGCGATCGCGAGGACTATCCCGAGGACGAGCTGGATGAAGGCGACGCCGACGGCGACCATCCCGTCCATCGAGAGGATCCCGACCTCGAGCGCCTTGGAGATCCCGACCGAGATGCCCGAGATCCCCGACTGAACGACGAGCGCGATGGCGAAGAATATCGACGCGATGATGATACCCACCGCGGCGTTCCCCTTGGCAAGCTCCTTCTGCTCCTCAAGTCCCTTCGTCACGCGGGAGAAGACGGAAAACCCGATGTAGAGCGCGACAACTGCCAGGATGATGGCAATTATCAGCTGCACGAGACCGATTGCGGCATTTGCAAGCATCATATGATTCACCTGGGGTTTTTCCCAATTTTTGTCATCCCTTGAGATAAATATATCGGCAAAAAACAGGAAATCCGACCCTTTTTCCACCCAAGCGGGGAGAAAATGCCGTCCGTGCCGCGATCTCGCGGGGACGGGGAATCACCCTGTCTCCCCGGCGTCCCGGTTGGACGTGAGCGCCCGTCGCTCGCGTCCCCACCGTGGAAAAAAGGGAAAAATCCGGCCGCTCGTGGGAAATGTTTATAAACATGGAAAAGAGAGGGGTTAAAAAGGAATCTGGTCAGACTCCACCCATTTCCCCGTCATGGAGGTCCACGCGGCCCGCGGGAGCGATCCCGCCGGTGGATAGGGCGATCTCCCGCGGGCAGCCTGCCACGTCCGGGCCCAAATGGAGGCGAAATCCATGAGATCGAGCAATAGAGATGTATCGATACCTGTCATTGCAGTTGTCCTCCTCGTCCTCGCCGTGATGCCGACATCGGCAGTAACCGTCCCGTCAGTCGACGTGTCGGGCCTGCCGCTCGTCTTCATCCAGAACGAGGGACAGGTGGACGGGAGCATCCTCTACCACGCGAATACCCCCACGCACGCAATCGCGTTCCTGCAGGACTCGGTGGTGTGCACGGTCGGGGAGAAAGAAGACCCGCCGTCGGCCGTCACGATCGCCCTCGAGGGGCAATCCCCGGCGGCGGTGATCGCGGGCGAGGAGAGACTCGGCGGGACCGCGAACTTCCTCGTCGGGAACGATCCCGCACGCTGGGTGAGGAATGCACCGACGTACGCGAGGGTCGCGTACAGGAACGTCCTGCCCGGCGTGGACATCGTCTACTACGGCACGCAGGGAGTCCTCAAGCGCGACATCGTCCTCGCGCCGGGAGTCGACCCCGCCGCCATCCGGTTCCGGTATTCCGGCCAGGAGTCCCTCTCCGTGGACATGGCTGGTGACCTCGTCATCGCGACACCCGCCGGGACGATCAGGGAAGCCGCACCGGCCTGCTACCAGGAGCGAGGGGGGGTGAAAATCCCCGTCCCGTGCCGCTACGTTCTCTCCGGCGACTCGGTGGTCGGCTTCGCGGTGGGACCGCACGATCCCTCCCTCCCCCTCGTGATCGACCCGACCCTTGACTTCTCCACGTACCTTGGAGGTGAATGGGAGGACAGGGGCTTTGCCGTCGCCGTCGATTCGTCCGGGAGCACGTACGTGACGGGCGGCACCCAGTCGATCAATTTCCCGTTCCCCTCGTGGAAACCGCGGTACCAGGAGGTCCCGAAGGGCGGCCTCGACGTCTTCGTCGCGAAGATTGAACCGGACGGGCTCACCCTCAACTACTCGACGTACATCGGCGGGTACTACGACGACGTCGGGCATGGCATCGCGGTGAACGGGTCGGGGTACGCGTACGTCACGGGCTACACGCTCTCCCCTGATTACCCGGTCGTGAGGGCGTTCCAGGAGAACAAGAGCGCGGGCTGCACGTTCTGCTCCGACGCGGACGCCTTCATCTCTGTGCTGACCCCCGAGGGGGAGGACCTCGAGTTCTCCTCGTTCCTCGGCGGGAACCTGACGGACATCGGCCAGGCGATCGCGCTCAACAGCACCGGGTTTGCCGTCCTCGCGGGGTACACGGGGTCGCCCGACTTCCCGATAGTCCCGGGGGCGTACGACCCGGTGCTGAACGGGACGTGGGACGCGTTCGTGTCCGGCGTCTCGTACGATGGCTCGGTCTCCGCGCTCGAATTCTCCACGTACCTCGGGGGGAGCAGGGCCGACAAGGCATTCGGCATCGCGGTAGGACCCGCCACGGACGACATCTACGTGACCGGGTTCACCCAGTCGAGCGACTTCCCGGTGAAATCGTGGAGGCAGAGGTACCTCTTCGGCTCGCAGGACGCGTTCGTGACCCGCCTCACGCCCGATGCGAACGATACCGTCTTCTCGACGTACCACGGCGGTTCTGCCGAGGAGTGCGGGAACGCGATCGCGGTGGACGCGGCGGGAGCAGCCTACGTGACAGGTTTCACGCGCTCGATGGACTTCCCGAAGGGGCCGATAGGCTCCACGTTCCAGATCAACCTGAAAGGCCTCCAGGACGCCTTCCTCACGAAGTTCAACCCGGCGGGCAACACCCTCAACTTCTCGACCTTCCTCGGCGGGTCGCTCGTCGAGGAAGGCAAGGGCATCGCGCTCGACGCGGGCGGCACCATCTTCGTGGCAGGGTACACGGACTCCCTCGACTTCCCGGTGAAGAACGCGGTCCAGTCCTCCCTCACCGCGTACACGTACGACGCGTTCGTCACGCGGTTCTTCCCCAACGGGACGGCCCTCGTGTACTCGACGTTCCTCGGCGGCCGGCTCGACGACAGGGCGATGGGGATCGCCCTTTGGGACTCCAACGCGACGGTCGTGGGCTGGTCCGAGTCGCCCAACTTCCCGGTGAAGAACGCGGTCCAGGCCAACTTCGGCGGGGTATCGGACGCGTTCGTCGCCCGCATCACGTCCGTCCCGCCGACCGCGAACTTCACGGCCGAGGCCAACGGCGTCGAGAATTACACCCTCATCAAGGGCCTCCCGCCCCTCCGCGTCAACTTCACCGACCTCTCGACCGGCGAACCGACATCGTGGCTGTGGCTCCTCGGCGACGGCAACACCTCCACGCAGCAGCACCCGAGCCATACCTACTACACCGGGAATTGGACGGTCAACCTCACGGTGAGCAACAGCGAGGGCAGCAGCCACATGGGCAAGTACCACTACATCCAGGTCTGTGCCCCGCTCATCGTGAACTTCTCCGCGAACGTCTCGGGCACGGAGTGCTCCTTCTGCCAGGGGAAGGTCCCCTTCGACGTGAACTTCACGGACCTCACGAACGACGCGCCAATCGCGTGGAACTGGAGCTTCGGCGACGGGAACTACAGTGCGGACCAGCACCCCAACTGGACGTATAACGTCCCCGGGCTCTACAACGTCACGCTGACCGCGACGAACGAGTGCGGGAGCAACAGCACGACGAAGTACGCCCTCGTCGAGGCGGGTGACGTCCCGGCCGCGAACTTCACCGCGAACGTGACGTTCGGCATCGCGCCGCTCGCCGTCCAGTTCACGGACCTCTCCACGGCGATCCCCGCGGTCTCCACGTGGAACTGGACCTTCGGCGACGGGTCTCCCAACGGGACCGCCCAGAATCCTGTCCACGTCTACACGGCGGCGGGGAACTACACCGTGAACCTGACCGTAGGGAATATCCACGGCGACAGCACGCTCTCCCGGGTCGACTACATCAGGGTCGGCGAGGTCCCCGTCGCGAACTTCACGGCAGACCCCGTGATCGGCGTCGAGCCGCTCAACGTGACGTTCACGGACCTCTCGACGGGGTTCCCCGCGTGGTGGTTCTGGACATTCGGCGATGGCCAGACGGAGAACAGGACGAGCAACCTCACGTTCAACCACACGTACCTCTCCGCCGGGAACTACACGGTCTCGCTCACGGTCGGCAACGAGTTCGGGACGAGCACGAAGACGAGGGCGCGGTACATCTACGTGCAGGGCAACGCGACGACGGTGAACCTCACGTTCGTCCCCTCGTCCGTCGTCATCCCCACGAACGCGACCACCGGAATGAGGCTCGTGCTCGAGAGGACGGACAGGGGGCTCTCCGGGTACAACGTCACGATCTCCTTTGCAAACGCGTCCGCGGCAGACATCGTGACGTTCTCGAGGCCGGCGTGGCTCAACCAGAGCTTCGTCCTCAACGGGACGGTTCCCGCGCCCTCGATCTGGGTGAAGGCGTCGGACATCGACGATGTCATCAGGCCCGGCGCGACGGACGTCGACCTCGCGCTCTTCAACTGCACGGGCAGGACCCCGATGGCAACGATCCTCAACGTGACCGTCACGCAGTTCGACACGGACACGGGGGACCCCATCCACACGTGGGTCAACGTGGCGGCTGTCCAGGTGGTCGTCCTCCTGCCCCTGCCGGGGCACGCGAACCCGCCCACCGACCCGTTCCACGACGGGGTCTTCTGGGACGTGAACGGGAACGGCCGCATCGACTTCGACGACGTCGTCCAGTACTTCCTGTACCTCGAGTGGATACAGGAGAACGAGCCCGTGGTCCTCTTCGACTACAACGGGAACGGCCGCATCGACTTCGACGACCTGTACATCCTCTTCACGATGGTCTAAGGGTGAGAGAAATGGAAACGAGAACATTGTTCGGGCTCGGGGTGTTCGTGGTCCTCGCCTGCATCCTCGCCGTCCCCGCGACGGCAACGACGGTCACCGTGATATCGGCCGCGATCCCCGCGGCCGGCGCGAGCGTGAACGTCTCGGTCGTCGCCGACTACTTCCCCGACGGGCTCTCCGGCTACATCATGAACGCATCCGTCTCCGACCCCGCGGTCGCGGAGATCACGGGGGTCTCGTTCCCCGCGTGGGCCGGGCTGAGCGCCCACTCGCCCCTCCCGGCGGCGGAGGTCTCCCTCCGCACGAGTGACCTCTCCCTCGGCGTCTCGGCGGGTGCGAGGAACGTGACGCTCGTCTCCCTCACGGTCAGGGGCAAGGCGGCGGGATCGACCGTCCTCACGCTCTCCGTCCGGCAGATGGACCCCGACGGGCCGGGGAGCCCAATCACCCCCACGATCGTCCCGGGGACGATCACGGTCGGCGGCACGCCGACGACGGTCCCGACGACGACGCCGGCAACGACCGTGACGACGGCACCACCCACCACGGTCCCGACGACGACCGTCCCGACCACGGCACTCCCGACGACGGTCCCGACGACGATACCGGCAACGACCGTGACAACCACACCCCCCACCACGGTTCCGACGACGACCCCCGCGACCACGGTGACGACGGCATCCCCGACGACGGTGCCCCCGCAGGAACCCGCGTACATCACGGTCTTCTCGTACCCGCTGGGGGGTTCGGTCTCCATCGACGGGACGAGTGTCGGGACGACCCCCCTCCAGGACTACCCCGTCGCGCCCGGGACGCACACCCTCACCGCCACGTACCCCGGTTACAGGGACTACACGACGGTGGTGACGCTCGCTCCCGGCGAGCACAAGAGCCTGCCGCTCATCATCTTCACCCGGTCGATGCCTGTCGTGACGACGTTCCCCACGGGGATCCCGACGGCCACCGCGACCGCGACGAGGACCGCGACGGCCACGGCCACGGCCACGCTGACAGCGACCTCGCCCACCCCCACGCCGACGGGAACGGCCGGGACGGGTGCACTCAAGGTCACGACGTTCCCGTCCGGTACCGCGATCTTCCTCGACAGCCAGCCGCGGGGAACCACGCCCGCGACGATCACCGGGATCCCCGCGGGTGACCACGAGCTCAGGCTCGTGAAGCAGGGGTACAAGACGAGCGTCCGGACGGTGAGGATAGAGGCGGGGAAGACGACCGTCCTCCCGTTCATCGTCCTTGCGCCCGAGAAGTTCTTCTTCTAGCCCGCACCTTTTTTTCCCTTATATCTTTTCCCGGGGGGCGGCCCTTCCCCTTGTCAGTCCCCCGCGGCGCGCTCCGCGGCGACGATGCACTGGCCAAACGAGATGCACCCGTCGCCGAGCGGGAACTCCCGGTTCATCGAGAAGGCGAGCCCCGCGCGGGTCACCTCGGCCCGGATGGTCTCGCGGATGGCCTTGTTGTACGCGACGCCGCCGGAGAGGACGACGAGCGGGATCCCCCTCTCCTCCGCGGCGTGGACGGCGAGACCCGCGATCCCCCTCGCGAGGTTGAACTGGAACGACGCGGCGACCGACCGGAGATCGTCCCTGTCCCTCGCCCTCCCCGCCTCGAGGAGCGCACGCCGCACGAGCGCCCGCGTGGAGAGGACCTCCCTGCCCCCCGACTTCTCGTAGGAGAGGTCCCACGGGACGGCCCTCCCCCCCGCGGCGAACGACTCGAGTTTCATGGCCGGCTCGCCGTCGTACGTCCTCTCGCGGCAGACCCCGAGCAGGGCGGAGACGGCATCGAGGACCCTCCCCGTGCTCGACGTGAGGACGACGTTCACGTTCCGAGAGAGCTGCGCCTCGAGGACACCGATCTCGAAGTCGGTCCAGCCCCGCGAGGCGAGGATCTTCGCGACCTCGGGGCAGGGGCAGATCCCGTAGAGCATCCTCTCGGGGAACCGGGTGGCGAGGTCCCCGCCGGGCATCGGGACCTGCTCGAGGTGCGCGACCCTCTCGTAGCCCGCGGGCGACCCCGCGAAGACCTCTCCCCCCCAGACAGTCCCGTCCGTCCCGTACCCGACCCCGTCGATCGCGATCCCCACGCACTCCTCCCGCGTGGCAGCCGCGATGTGGGCCTCGTGGTGCTGGACGGGCACGGGTGCCGCGCCCCACCGGTCAGCGAGCTCCCGCGCGTGGCGGGTCGAGAGGAACCGGGGGTGGGCGTCGTGGGCGACGACCTCGAACCCCTCCCCAAGGAGCCTGCACAGGGTCGCGACCGTCTCCTTCAGGTACGCGTAGGTCTGGGGGTTGCGCACGTTCCCCACGTGGGGGGAGGTCGTGGTGAACCCGTCACGGTACACCGTCACGTTCACGTTCAGCTCCGGGCCGACCGCGAGGATCGACCTCTCCCCGAGGTCGATGCGGGTCCGCTTGGGCGCGTACCCCCGGGAGAGTCGGATGATGAAGCCGTCCCTGACGACCGAGTCGTCGCAGCGGTTCACGATCGCGCGGTCGTGGGTGAGGAAGAAGTCGGCGTGCCCGTGGAGCTTTGCCATCGCGGCATCTATCTCCGTGATCATCGGGTAGCCCGGGAGGTTTGCGCTCGTCATGATGAGGAGGGGGTGGGAGAGGTACGAGAAGAGGAGGGCGTGGAGGCCCGTGTACGGGAACATGCACCCGATCGTGTGGAGGTTCGAGATCGCCGCGTGCGCGTCGGGATCCCTCTTCTCGAGGACGACGATCGGCCGCTCGTGGCCGCGGAGGAGCCCGAGCTCCTCGGGGGAGACGACCGCGATCCGCCCGACGTAATCGGGCCTCACCATGACGGCAAACGGCTGCTCCTGCCTGCCGAGCCGGCGCTTCAGCTCGCCCGCGATCTCTTCCGTGCACGCGAGGTGGAAGCCCCCCACGCCCCTGATCGCCACGATCGCGCCCGCGTCAAGGAGCCTCGCGGTCTCGCGGACGACGTCCTTTGCGGGGACCTCGTTTCCCGCGGAGTCGAGGAGCCGCAGGGACGGCCCGCAGGCTGCGCACGCGATCGTCTGGGCGTGGTGCCTCCTGCTCGCGGAGTCGCTGTACTCGGCGGCACAGGCGGGACACGGGGGGAACGCGGCCATGGACGTCCTCTCCCTGTCGTAGGGGAGGTCGCGGATGATGCTGTAGCGGGGACCGCAGTTGACGCACGAGGTGCACCAGTAACCCTCGTACCTCCCCCCCGGCGAGAAGATGTCGGAGAGGCACTCGTCGCACGTCGCGATGTCGGGCGGGATCATGCCGGAGAGCGAGCCCCTGTCGCTCTCGATGATGGAGAAGGAACCCGGGAACGGGCCGGGATCGGGGAGGACCTCCACGCTGTCGACCCGGGCCATCGGGGGTCCCCGCGAGACGGCCTCGAGGAACTCCTCGAACCTCTCGCCGCAGGCCCGGATCTCGACCTCGCTCCCCCTGTTCTGCACGGAGCCGACGATCCCGAGCCTCGTCGCGGCGGCATACACGAATGGCCGGAAACCCACCCCCTGCACGATTCCGCGGATTTTAATCCGTCCACTCCTGCGCGTGCCGTTCAAACAAAGATTTA of Methanolinea sp. contains these proteins:
- a CDS encoding DUF350 domain-containing protein yields the protein MLANAAIGLVQLIIAIILAVVALYIGFSVFSRVTKGLEEQKELAKGNAAVGIIIASIFFAIALVVQSGISGISVGISKALEVGILSMDGMVAVGVAFIQLVLGIVLAIAAIYLALNILDKLTKGVEEFEEIKKGNVAVALEMAGVIIATAVIIQSGVIGITNALV
- a CDS encoding PKD domain-containing protein — translated: MRSSNRDVSIPVIAVVLLVLAVMPTSAVTVPSVDVSGLPLVFIQNEGQVDGSILYHANTPTHAIAFLQDSVVCTVGEKEDPPSAVTIALEGQSPAAVIAGEERLGGTANFLVGNDPARWVRNAPTYARVAYRNVLPGVDIVYYGTQGVLKRDIVLAPGVDPAAIRFRYSGQESLSVDMAGDLVIATPAGTIREAAPACYQERGGVKIPVPCRYVLSGDSVVGFAVGPHDPSLPLVIDPTLDFSTYLGGEWEDRGFAVAVDSSGSTYVTGGTQSINFPFPSWKPRYQEVPKGGLDVFVAKIEPDGLTLNYSTYIGGYYDDVGHGIAVNGSGYAYVTGYTLSPDYPVVRAFQENKSAGCTFCSDADAFISVLTPEGEDLEFSSFLGGNLTDIGQAIALNSTGFAVLAGYTGSPDFPIVPGAYDPVLNGTWDAFVSGVSYDGSVSALEFSTYLGGSRADKAFGIAVGPATDDIYVTGFTQSSDFPVKSWRQRYLFGSQDAFVTRLTPDANDTVFSTYHGGSAEECGNAIAVDAAGAAYVTGFTRSMDFPKGPIGSTFQINLKGLQDAFLTKFNPAGNTLNFSTFLGGSLVEEGKGIALDAGGTIFVAGYTDSLDFPVKNAVQSSLTAYTYDAFVTRFFPNGTALVYSTFLGGRLDDRAMGIALWDSNATVVGWSESPNFPVKNAVQANFGGVSDAFVARITSVPPTANFTAEANGVENYTLIKGLPPLRVNFTDLSTGEPTSWLWLLGDGNTSTQQHPSHTYYTGNWTVNLTVSNSEGSSHMGKYHYIQVCAPLIVNFSANVSGTECSFCQGKVPFDVNFTDLTNDAPIAWNWSFGDGNYSADQHPNWTYNVPGLYNVTLTATNECGSNSTTKYALVEAGDVPAANFTANVTFGIAPLAVQFTDLSTAIPAVSTWNWTFGDGSPNGTAQNPVHVYTAAGNYTVNLTVGNIHGDSTLSRVDYIRVGEVPVANFTADPVIGVEPLNVTFTDLSTGFPAWWFWTFGDGQTENRTSNLTFNHTYLSAGNYTVSLTVGNEFGTSTKTRARYIYVQGNATTVNLTFVPSSVVIPTNATTGMRLVLERTDRGLSGYNVTISFANASAADIVTFSRPAWLNQSFVLNGTVPAPSIWVKASDIDDVIRPGATDVDLALFNCTGRTPMATILNVTVTQFDTDTGDPIHTWVNVAAVQVVVLLPLPGHANPPTDPFHDGVFWDVNGNGRIDFDDVVQYFLYLEWIQENEPVVLFDYNGNGRIDFDDLYILFTMV
- a CDS encoding PEGA domain-containing protein; this translates as METRTLFGLGVFVVLACILAVPATATTVTVISAAIPAAGASVNVSVVADYFPDGLSGYIMNASVSDPAVAEITGVSFPAWAGLSAHSPLPAAEVSLRTSDLSLGVSAGARNVTLVSLTVRGKAAGSTVLTLSVRQMDPDGPGSPITPTIVPGTITVGGTPTTVPTTTPATTVTTAPPTTVPTTTVPTTALPTTVPTTIPATTVTTTPPTTVPTTTPATTVTTASPTTVPPQEPAYITVFSYPLGGSVSIDGTSVGTTPLQDYPVAPGTHTLTATYPGYRDYTTVVTLAPGEHKSLPLIIFTRSMPVVTTFPTGIPTATATATRTATATATATLTATSPTPTPTGTAGTGALKVTTFPSGTAIFLDSQPRGTTPATITGIPAGDHELRLVKQGYKTSVRTVRIEAGKTTVLPFIVLAPEKFFF
- the hypF gene encoding carbamoyltransferase HypF, with the protein product MNGTRRSGRIKIRGIVQGVGFRPFVYAAATRLGIVGSVQNRGSEVEIRACGERFEEFLEAVSRGPPMARVDSVEVLPDPGPFPGSFSIIESDRGSLSGMIPPDIATCDECLSDIFSPGGRYEGYWCTSCVNCGPRYSIIRDLPYDRERTSMAAFPPCPACAAEYSDSASRRHHAQTIACAACGPSLRLLDSAGNEVPAKDVVRETARLLDAGAIVAIRGVGGFHLACTEEIAGELKRRLGRQEQPFAVMVRPDYVGRIAVVSPEELGLLRGHERPIVVLEKRDPDAHAAISNLHTIGCMFPYTGLHALLFSYLSHPLLIMTSANLPGYPMITEIDAAMAKLHGHADFFLTHDRAIVNRCDDSVVRDGFIIRLSRGYAPKRTRIDLGERSILAVGPELNVNVTVYRDGFTTTSPHVGNVRNPQTYAYLKETVATLCRLLGEGFEVVAHDAHPRFLSTRHARELADRWGAAPVPVQHHEAHIAAATREECVGIAIDGVGYGTDGTVWGGEVFAGSPAGYERVAHLEQVPMPGGDLATRFPERMLYGICPCPEVAKILASRGWTDFEIGVLEAQLSRNVNVVLTSSTGRVLDAVSALLGVCRERTYDGEPAMKLESFAAGGRAVPWDLSYEKSGGREVLSTRALVRRALLEAGRARDRDDLRSVAASFQFNLARGIAGLAVHAAEERGIPLVVLSGGVAYNKAIRETIRAEVTRAGLAFSMNREFPLGDGCISFGQCIVAAERAAGD